The following nucleotide sequence is from Acyrthosiphon pisum isolate AL4f chromosome A2, pea_aphid_22Mar2018_4r6ur, whole genome shotgun sequence.
aagttaaaacacaaaacaggttaatataatatgtattatgtagaacacaaaatatataaatacatagtatatagaGCAATATTGTTGTGAATTCAAAAGATAACAAAAACaagttaattagtaataaaatataatatactaaagtgATAATTAACGggcaatttaattatatatatatataataatatattatttatatcactctatagttatttatttactacaaTACGATTTGATGTGAaccgtaataaatattactaaatataaatatattatttattatagtgtacaCATTGCACGAGAGGCGCGAACTACAGTCATCGCGAAGTAAAATtcgtatattttgtttgattatttttatttgatgatacgaggaaaaaatttaagaattaataacgACTGATCGTTGCGGTAACGATGAAGATTATTTGTGTTTAGCCGCTAAACACTCGTAATCTTCGCCAGGGTACTTATTCGTTTTATGCCGCCACGACgtcagtaaattaatttttttcaatttatataggaGGGAGTGCGAGGTTTTTGAAAGGACGTACCTACATAACCGAaggacttaaatttaaaataaatttatcgtaATTATACTTTcaaacgttatacaattttaatttttacagttaTTGTACTTTCGAACGGTGTTTGATTTTTCCCGTTTatcgtttttatgtttttaaacgttatttacattttttgttttctgtttaatttttttttttttttcataagctatacctaattgttatttttggtatggataggtaattatataaccACACTTTGACGTAATAAAACTATCAAATGAGTAGAATAGGATAGGTTATTTTCAATCATCCTATAGGGTTTTAATAAGTATCTAGCTATAAATGGTAAGTTATAGTGTTGGTctagaatgtaaaatattgctAAGATATTATGGCATGAATGAAAGAcgaaatagattttatttaaaaaaaaaaaaatatttataacaataatacaacttGAAATGGCATAATAGtggtaatgttatttattataagtatttagtaggtaggtaggtggtCGTAGATACATCAATCCATACGCTCgcagttttgtatattattgaaatttgaattacagaaataaactaatattatatcaaattcaatattcataaatcaaacaagcataaagtatattttaaaaaataaaaattaccgtCAACATAGGTTTGTCAACTTTGGATTGTTCATAGTTAATAAGACACTTATAAGATTCATACTCGTATAGACTAcaagatttaaaacaatattaatgttaagcTCAATGAAAAAAAAGCACAAACGTAATTTCGAATAAtgttatttggaatttttttatgttacgtttattgtttattttttaaccattaattatgattaatgatattagattattttcgtttattgttTCGTaagaaataatatgttatagcaTTTCAAAACGATAACTGATATAACCGTCAAcatgcatattatgttttatcagATTTTCTAGAATGTCGTTTATGTCTTTTATTTGACGTTTACAGCCAATTTTTTCATTCCCTCCAATTCTATGCCGTTTACGTCCAAATGTTAAAACatcgattttgaaaaaagtgcCGCTTACACCATTTTACCTTCTAACCATCGAATATTAAGACAGTTTTGTTTGGAATTTTCAGGTTATGCGCCACTTATCCCATTTATGTCGACGATAGCAAAACAACGTGGCTATTCGTCGTTCATCGTCGGTCTAGTTTTCGCAGTAATGCCTCTTCCGGGGATGTTGGCCAAAGTTATTTTCGGTTCGCTCACGGACAAATACAATTGTCGGCGGTTGGTATTTGTTTTAAGTGCAATTTTAACGTCATTATTGGTGCTTATAATGTTGTTAATACCTAACACGAATACCAATGAAGAAATGGACGCGACTCGGACGCGATTAGATCACCGCTGTTTTGGTTATTTTGGACCACAGCCACGTTGTTTGCGACCACGACTACGGTGAAGAATGTTTTGGAGGATACGATTTGTATGAATCTATTAGGTAAacgtatttatgtttatacggataatattaacaaatctaTTCATCTCGACATtgcatgatattttaaaacaacacgtcgacataatataataattatagtacctaatcaCTAATTACTAGTTAAGTCGTGTGCAGAGAAGTATAgctctctatataatatatatgttatattaagtgTTGTTACAATATCCATGTTGGATACCTATAGGAAGGAGTGGAGTGTCTCATAAACCGTTACCGGGCAAAACGAATTTTCAGGCCACTTTTCCATATAAccttactattaatatttatttcgacgcgatttaaatgtttgttttgaaagtgttaaatttttttttttgtccaatcAACTTATAGGGACACTCATCatcacgtcataataatatagcttccgtaattattttcgttttaaatttacacTAGTACAATGCAGGGCttgtaaatgttataataacgttatatttgacaaaaaactattgaaatatttgtaaacgtaattataacgaaaagcgattatcaaaaataattaaataccgcataccaaaacataacgattaacaaaatatcattaaacaaaacttaacgcaaaacgaaatttatagaatatcattgaacgataaacaacataaaacgaaatattttaaagtcaatattttatttaagaggTCTATTGGTTTTGTAGAAAAATTCATTTCATgtaaacaatctaagaatttataatattatattccttaacCGGGCCATAacctacccgcattagttatttttaaatttaatagcagGTAcctattaacactattttaaataacgataaacgcaaaacttgtataatattttaattgtaaataatgataaacacaaaaattatgtaacgttttaattgtaaataacaatcaacgcaaaaattatgtaaagttttaattgtaaataacataaaatggaatttttttttaaattcaagctTAGATCAGGTCTAGATAGGTCAGTCGCTAGCATTCAGAGAAAATCTGGAAGGGCCTCTAATATTTTGGTCTATAGTAGGAGGAAATGACCGCAATGCCACATTACGATTTTTATGACAGCTTTATCATAATACTCTATCAACAAATGTGATAAGgtcattataattgattaatattaaaatttgaacaataatatgGGTCACAATAGAAATTTATGGAcgttagaaaaatatttctcaAAGGGTTAAAcgtttaacaaataataattactaaaataattacaataaaaatgtacttaaaaattacttttgtaacatattaaaataatttactcccATTTAGCAAATGTTTGGGATGAGATCATTGAGTTAATATACATTCTTTAAAAACTCTATTGTCAAATTGTTGTTAAGTGAACTCTAATTTTAAGctgaatgttttaattaaattttttttaaagtttgtattacatttataaccTTACTAGCAGTCCCGCTCGACGTTGTCTAggccaaagatttgtatttttaataaatatatttgttcatataacatatttcttctaattataatattaatataatatgtaatgaattGCATCCATTTagattgacaaaaataaatttatttttacgtatgcttaaaaaaatcatgtgtgAGCTACACTTAACCTATCTAGATTCTATATGAGTTAAAAATCAAGCTGTATACACCttccaattttcaatttcctatatttttcctataaccaatagcaaccatttattaACAGAAgtttctatcgtaaatctcaaaatacctgtTTAAGCACCTATCCGGGATAACCCAACTGAGTCTAATTGTGAAGCTAAACCATTCAGTTACTCattcaaaaacacacaaaaattcCAGTTGCTTAGGAGGAGTTGAATGACATacagacaaacatttatttatatatatacatatatagacattgattgttattattttcagccACCCAATTAATATCACCAAAGAagattatatatacattaaaaccttccccgatttattagtgaaaaccgtattaaaataagtagagttATTTTCGAGATATGCTCGTACATACAGAAAAGGGGCATTGTTTTTCTACTATACTAtgcatgttatatacatataaaccttCCTCTTGAATCACTCTATCAGTTAAAAAAATCGCATCAAAATCCGTTGAGTATAGTTTTAAAGACCTAAGCATACAACGAGAAAAAGggactttgttttataaaatgttaagattatacttacaaaaattaaaattaaaattaaaagcgtTCATACAGTAATgatttaaaagcttaaaattattgttcactttttttcagattttttacttattagataaccagattttttgattttattagagaaattaatattctttttaggatataataatatggcattgcattaaaatttgtttgacctaaatagtacaaaaaatgtttgtgaccGTGTGGCCGAAGGAGCAGTtcaaaactttaaacaatttattaccaaccgatattttattatttatcatagctCTGTACTTAATTTTTCGCAATAAATATCGGTGTTTGTATGCCTAGCAGATAGGTTAAAAAATAGATGGCAAAAAAGagccataatattaaaacaattttaatatcaagtatagaaaatataacataaatgctGAAATCTTTACGCCAgttggttttataaataaaaacaaaatcgattttccaaATACCGTTTTCCttaaataatttccatttttttttttagtttttctcgaTTATTAAGAAACCAGTAAAGACACACTTAAGAGATCTACCAGATAAAACGTGTCATCGAAAACCATGTTCAATGttgaattttatataaagttGTAAAACTCGATGGAAATTAATACGATCATATGAAAACatgtacttaataaatttaGAACAAATACCTACGTTtctcgttccgctcagaatctaatattgtGCAACTATTTATGTTTTGTGTTAAGGTGAAAACAAACATCAATATGGTGGACAGAGGTTGTGGGGATCCATTGGTTATAGTGTGTTAGCCATCGCTTCTGGTGTATGTGTAGACTGGAATAGCAAAGAACAAGAGTTCAAAAATTATACACCTTGTTTTGTAATTGCATTGATGTGTTTCATTTTGGATATATTTGTGGTGTCGAACATTGAggcaatttattcaaattaaattttgttctaacAAACCGTTTGTAGTGTGTCAATAATCATGCATAGTCTTAGTTTACAGGTTGTACAAGAAAGCTCGTACACCAATAAGGTGTCGTCCGATGTTAAAAAATTGCTAACTGAATTCAGAATTTTAGCCTTTATCGTTTGGGTTGTGTTGTTTGGATTTTTCGTATCGTTCTTATGGAACTTTTTATTCTGGtaagcataaaatatagtttttctattataataattattattttaagaaaagtgattaaaaaaaaatcgtattcgGGTAATCCcgttttgatattttcaaaatacttgtgTACTAGGTTTTGGCTGATATTGTGAATGTAGGtgaattttcaatacaatatgttattatgtattgcttacattagattaaaataataaattaaaatagataaatctTGTTATGTTTTTGAGAGGTACAGAGCACAACTTGAACGCATAAGTGCAAAACAACGAATGAttctttattgaataatataacctaacaatacaaaatatatcctGGAAGAATTCCATATTTCCAAAGACATTACAGATTCCTTCACACTTAAttaggaatatttaaaaaaaaacaatagtattaaagaatcataaaaattacaaaatattaaacagtatacatacattttataaaacataaattaatataacagtatTAAGGTATACATAACAAAGTCATAAACATTACAAAtactacaattaaataatacaataagaataatgaaaataaaatataaaaattagttttacaaatttaactttTGAGGTTTTTTAATAATCCTATCACTCTTCCTAACCTGTGTGACTTCTGGCTTAACTTCAATAACATCAGACTTAGTATTCTCTACCTCAGTACTAACTTTTCCTCCTTCCTCAATAATACTTTCAATTACTGGTTTGTTTTCACTAAACCTAGTTTCAATATCATTCAAATGTTTATGattaacattaacatttttaactctatcaataatttgattaatatgTCTTTTCCACACTaaagaattattaatttgaaccAGATAAGTAACAGGTGacaatactttaataattgtaCCTGGTACCCACATATTACCAGAACCATAATTTCTGCACATAACAGTATCTCCAATCTTATAGGATTTCTCTCTATTGCCTCTAAAAACATGTTTAGCATTTTCCAAACActtgttatatttattcttaGCAAAAGGAATTAGTCTATCGAATTGAGTTGGCAAGGTACGCCCAATGTGTAATTCTGCCGGAGTAACACCTGTAGAACAGTGTTTTGTACTGTTGtacgatataacaaatctaTATACATCAACTTCAATGTCAGAATTAgggttacatttttttataaaatttttgaaagtGCGAACAAGATTTTCAGCTGCACCATTTGATGCAGGATTATACGGCGaagttttaatatgaaaaactctatttttttttaaaaaatcttccaTCTCTTTCGAGCATAAAGATGGACCATTATCAGTCACAAGTTTAGCAGGAATGCCCCAATAAGCAAAATATtctcttaaaattttaatagttgaAAAAGTAGTTATATTCGGCATAAATTTCACATACACCCACTTTGAAAAGGCATCTATAATCACAAGAAACATTCTTTTATTAACAGGacctaaaaaatctaaatgaaCCCTAAGAGATGGACCATCAGGCCAAGGCCAACTATGTAGAACTGCCTTTGGAGGATTCTCACTATGAATCAAACAAAGTTCACATCTTTTTCTAATACCTTCAATTTCTAAATCAATTCCAGGCCACCAAATAAAAGAACGAGCGATACTTTTCATTTTAACAACACCTAAGTGAGTGCTGTGTAATTCAGTTAACAATTCATTCCTAAATTTAGACGGTATTACTAAACGATGCCCCCAAAATAATAATCCTTGTTCAATTGAAAATTGATCCTTACGGTTAAAATATGGTTTCAATTCTTCAGATACCTTTTTAATGTCAGTAGGCCACTGACCAGTGAAAACgctaaaaaaaacttgtttaataatagtatcttttttaatttcctcacaaatatctaaatcagaaattgttttaatattttcagtgaTTAAATTAATAGAGTAATTATCTGATTCTAAAATATTAGAACTCGCAGTGGTATCTAAAGGAAGTCTTGACAATGCATCCGCATTACCATTATCTATAccttttacaaattgtatttcataattatagcCAGATAAAAATATTGCATACCGCTGTAACCGATTTGCTATCATGACAGGAATACCTTTTTTAGGACCAAAAATAACTACTAAAGGCTTATGATCTGTTCTAAGTATAAATTCACGACCATATACATATTGATGAAAATACTTAACTGAATAAACTATAGCAAGAGCTTCTTTATCTATTTGTGCATAAGCACGTTCGGCCTTATTTAATGTCCGGGAAGTAAAGGCAATAGGCTTTTCTGTACCATCTGGTAATTTATGAGATAATACAGCCCCAATACCAGTAGGACTAGCATCACAAGCTATAATGATAGGCCATTTTGGATTATAGTggattaatatttcattagacAAAATAGcacttttaatttcattgaatgCTTTGTTTTGGTCTTTACCCCATACAAAAGGTATATCTTTCTTAAGCAACTTATACAAAGGATTTGCTTTGGTTGACATATTTCTAATAAACTTACCATAGTAAGTTACTAATCCTAAAAATGCTTTTAGTTGAGTAACACTACAAGGTATAGGTACTGATGTAATAGCTTTAACTCTAGCCTCAGGAACATGTAAACCAtctttatctattttataaccCAAAAAAGTAACACTATCCTGgaacaatttacatttatctTTTCTCACCGTCAATCCTACTGAACCTAATCTTCCTAACACTTCCCTAAGTCTTTTAGTAACTTCTTCTTTAGATTTTCcagatattatgatatcatcATAAAAAGCAACTGTACCCTCAATATTTCTCAGAATATTTTCCATTTCACGCTGCAGAATACCAGGAGCTGAAGCTATACCATATGGTATAcgttaaaatacaaaaagtcCTTTATGTGTAGATAAAGTTGTTAACTTTTGTGATTCCTCATCTAATGAAAGCTGTTGATAAGCTTGACATAAATCAAGAACACAAAAATTTGAATGCACCCTGCAAAATTGCCATTAAATCTCCTACTCTGGGTATAGGATATCtgtctattttaataaatttattaagtgTAACCTTATAGTCACCACATAATCGAATTTTACCATCACTTTTTAAAACAGGCACAACTGGTGTAGCCCACTCTGAAGACTCTATTGGAATTAATAACTTTTCACTGACTAATCTATCAATTTCCAAACTCACTTTATCTTTCAATGCAAAAGGTAACACACGAGGCTTACAAAAAATAGGTTTAATGTTTTCAtcttttaagaataatttaaacacTTTAGGTTTATAACATCCAAGGACATCACCAAACACTGAAGGAAANNNNNNNNNNNNNNNNNNNNNNNNNNNNNNNNNNNNNNNNNNNNNNNNNNCATTCTTTTTTCTAGCATGCGTCTGCATATCAATTAAATCAGCTTGCCAAAGATCATCTTTAAATCGAGTTATTACGTTACGTctaggaaatatttttctcgCTGGTTGATGTAACTCGTTAGTTATACTTTCTAAAGTTGtcattatactttaatatttctcTCATGTAGTCATGCTGATTTAAATGCTTTATGCATTAAAACTAGATCACCTACTTCtggtaaagttaatttaaacattgaaGCATCAGAATCCCTTACAGGTGTAactgcttattgtttattaattcatgatcgaattgtagaatatgtaccttttactagagaagtaagaaaacttgtgtaaataatgaatcaaaattgtatattatatttaatatttgttgtaaaatactattaactgattataaataaataaacaaaatgataataataaaaaaaatatttatatttatttcagaaaacgatattaaaaatcgtttagaattttttctataaaattacagggagattggTTGTACTGTTAGGCATACAttcctggttaaacttttttcatctccccgtaaaaattgactcagaaccgccaaccatattttttaaaatttttacctatacggtgatcaaatgtgctgcaaggaggactttcctccttgaacttttttcgtCTCCCCGTAAAATTTAACTCAGAAGCCCCAACCatacttttagaatttttacctatacggtgatcgaatgtgctgcaaggaggactttcccccttgaacttttttcgtCTCCCCGTAAAATTTAACTCAGAAGCCCCAACCCaccttttagaatttttacctatacggtgatcgaatgtgctgcaagggggactttcccccttgaacttttttcatctccccgtaaaatttAACTCAGAACACCCAAATTACTACTACTATCTGATTCTAAAATATTAGAACTCGCAGTGGTATCTAAAGGAAGTCTTGACAATGCATCCGCATTACCATTATCTATAccttttacaaattgtatttcataattatagcCAGATAAAAATATTGCATACCGCTGTAACCGATTTGCTATCATGACAGGAATACCTTTTTTAGGACCAAAAATAACTACTAAAGGCTTATGATCTGTTCTAAGTATAAATTCACGACCATATACATATTGATGAAAATACTTAACTGAATAAACTATAGCAAGAGCTTCTTTATCTATTTGTGCATAAGCACGTTCGGCCTTATTTAATGTCCGGGAAGTAAAGGCAATAGGCTTTTCTGTACCATCTGGTAATTTATGAGATAATACAGCCCCAATACCAGTAGGACTAGCATCACAAGCTATAATGATAGGCCATTTTGGATTATAGTggattaatatttcattagacAAAATAGcacttttaatttcattgaatgCTTTGTTTTGGTCTTTACCCCATACAAAAGGTATATCTTTCTTAAGCAACTTATACAAAGGATTTGCTTTGGTTGACATATTTCTAATAAACTTACCATAGTAAGTTACTAATCCTAAAAATGCTTTTAGTTGAGTAACACTACAAGGTATAGGTACTGATGTAATAGCTTTAACTCTAGCCTCAGGAACATGTAAACCAtctttatctattttataaccCAAAAAAGTAACACTATCCTGgaacaatttacatttatctTTTCTCACCGTCAATCCTACTGAACCTAATCTTCCTAACACTTCCCTAAGTCTTTTAGTAACTTCTTCTTTAGATTTTCcagatattatgatatcatcATAAAAAGCAACTGTACCCTCAATATTTCTCAGAATATTTTCCATTTCACGCTGCAGAATACCAGGAGCTGAAGCTATACCATATGGTATACGTTTAAATACAAAAAGTCCTTTATGTGTAGATAAAGTTGTTAACTTTTGTGATTCCTCATCTAATGAAAGCTGTTGATAAGCTTGACATAAATCAAGAACACAAAAATTTGAATGCACCCTGCAAAATTG
It contains:
- the LOC107883906 gene encoding uncharacterized protein LOC107883906: MSTIAKQRGYSSFIVGLVFAVMPLPGMLAKVIFGSLTDKYNCRRNGRDSDAIRSPLFWLFWTTATLFATTTTVKNVLEDTICMNLLGENKHQYGGQRLWGSIGYSVLAIASGVCVDWNSKEQEFKNYTPCFVIALMCFILDIFVVSNIEAIYSN